Proteins encoded together in one Macadamia integrifolia cultivar HAES 741 chromosome 8, SCU_Mint_v3, whole genome shotgun sequence window:
- the LOC122087163 gene encoding uncharacterized protein At1g01500-like encodes MDCSYEALNGDEPAEPGRKIIRQSPYQACSKLFSPWFDLRVFYVRISNCEVDNSTPEYLTLSHIPLNPDTLLEVNGVRSSIYTEGVSSKLRRDRVDKKSEEVTFVSTDSIRMTGSVKFDVYDKDDLIISGVLEMSNGNGFTGESKNHCKGWNMTCESYVVAGNGFFKGKQHMGPELPSPTIEVYVAGCFSGTPIILTKTLQLCFRKKHARKGMLNSIPEYETTECKKDDPSELDYQMAEYRYRPESLEEYNHLYSGEDYMESDEGELSWFNAGVRVGVGIGLGICLGLGIGVGVLVRTYQATTRTFKRRLV; translated from the exons ATGGATTGCTCTTATGAGGCATTGAACGGGGATGAACCGGCTGAACCTGGGCGCAAGATTATCAGACAGTCCCCTTACCAAGCCTGCAGCAAACTATTCTCTCCTTGGTTTGATCTGAGGGTCTTCTATGTGAGGATCAGCAATTGTGAGGTTGACAATTCAACCCCTGAATATCTCACACTCAGCCATATCCCGCTGAACCCAGATACTCTCCTTGAAGTTAACGGTGTGAGAAGTAGCATCTACACGGAAGGTGTCTCCTCCAAACTTAGAAGGGATCGAGTTGATAAGAAATCTGAGGAAGTCACATTTGTGAGCACAGATAGTATAAGGATGACTGGGAGTGTGAAATTTGATGTTTATGACAAAGACGATCTCATAATCTCCGGGGTTTTGGAGATGTCTAATGGCAATGGCTTTACTGGAGAATCAAAAAACCATTGCAAGGGATGGAACATGACTTGTGAATCATATGTGGTTGCGGGCAATGGTTTCTTTAAGGGGAAGCAACACATGGGTCCTGAATTACCTTCGCCAACCATTGAGGTTTACGTAGCGGGTTGTTTCTCGGGCACTCCAATCATCTTGACAAAAACCCTGCAGCTTTGCTTTCGAAAGAAGCACGCTAGGAAGGGGATGTTGAATTCAATCCCAGAATATGAGACAACTGAGTGCAAGAAAGATGATCCTTCTGAACTTGACTACCAG ATGGCAGAATACCGCTACAGACCAGAGAGCTTAGAAGAGTATAACCATCTGTACTCGGGGGAAGATTACATGGAAAGTGATGAAGGTGAGCTCTCATGGTTCAATGCTGGTGTGAGGGTAGGTGTTGGAATTGGGCTCGGCATTTGTCTGGGACTTGGAATAGGAGTAGGTGTGCTGGTCCGTACATACCAAGCAACCACCAGAACCTTCAAAAGGCGCCTTGTGTAA